Proteins from one Neodiprion fabricii isolate iyNeoFabr1 chromosome 5, iyNeoFabr1.1, whole genome shotgun sequence genomic window:
- the LOC124182548 gene encoding uncharacterized protein LOC124182548 gives MDASCQNEQNPEASSQCSSLNDFIGFDNVSQPLRQKAIDMMDKLAWTTSELGINESYDLDDCRESDSVSQLLKKTKIDVLDQLLVADLSEPGSSQSSDFVSCLAV, from the exons ATGGACGCCTCATGTCAGAATG AGCAGAACCCTGAAGCTAGTAGTCAGTGTTCTAGTTTGAATGACTTCATTGGATTCGATAACGTTTCTCAACCACTGAGACAAAAAGCAATTGATATGATGGATAAACTAGCATGGACAACAAGTGAGCTAG GCATAAATGAATCTTATGATTTAGATGATTGTCGCGAAAGTGATAGTGTTTcgcaattgttgaaaaaaacgaaaatagacGTATTAGATCAATTACTAGTCGCAGATTTGAGTGAGCCAG GATCAAGTCAAAGTTCTGATTTTGTCAGTTGTCTAGCAGTGTGA